The following are from one region of the Nostoc cf. commune SO-36 genome:
- a CDS encoding collagen-like protein yields MECTQISPMFISLTQTEEANLSGGEATASSSGVVTNGARGQDGAAGQNGASGQNGASGQDAVSGQAGVLNLQSSELNLINRRKELLQRLSSRLTTLRKR; encoded by the coding sequence ATGGAATGCACTCAAATATCCCCCATGTTTATCTCACTAACTCAAACCGAAGAAGCAAACTTGTCTGGTGGTGAGGCCACGGCTAGTAGCAGTGGAGTTGTAACGAACGGAGCGCGTGGACAAGACGGAGCTGCTGGACAAAACGGAGCGTCTGGACAAAACGGAGCGTCTGGACAAGACGCAGTATCTGGGCAAGCGGGTGTACTAAATTTACAGAGTTCCGAACTAAATCTAATTAATAGAAGAAAAGAACTTTTACAAAGGCTATCGTCTCGACTAACAACTCTAAGAAAAAGATAA
- a CDS encoding HlyD family efflux transporter periplasmic adaptor subunit codes for MLIDPQPDFLRPVENDEYLPPISIWTRLGGVFLIGTVGAAFGLASFIQYNIVVKTDGTVRPTGEIRLVQAAAEGTVRSIRVKENQVVKRGDEISLLYDTQLQSKKSQIAGNIRQNHLQRTQIDAQLRALQDQITAESNSMRRAVISAQADLSRNQRDYKDKQITTQAEVEEVEASVELSREELKRYQQLANTGAIAALQIKEKEQAFKAALARLEGIKTGLNPTNANVEIAQERIAQERAKGQSMLAALNKERQELIGRQVEIQNQISSAQEELKQLSTELQKSVIQASEAGTILKLELRNPGQVVRIGDAIAQIAPSKAPLVIKARVAASDISKVQVCKVVQVTKCSEGEVQMRLSAYPYPDYGILKGAVRAITADAITSQSNGNPIAPYYEVTIEAEKLYLKKGDKPYPIQPGMEVTADIISKKETVMTFILRKARLLTDL; via the coding sequence ATGCTCATTGACCCCCAACCAGACTTTCTCCGCCCAGTTGAAAACGATGAATATCTTCCGCCAATCAGCATCTGGACAAGGCTCGGAGGAGTATTTTTAATTGGAACTGTTGGCGCTGCCTTCGGCCTTGCAAGTTTCATTCAATACAATATAGTAGTGAAAACAGATGGTACTGTCCGTCCAACCGGAGAAATACGGTTAGTGCAAGCAGCAGCAGAGGGGACGGTTAGAAGCATTAGGGTGAAAGAAAATCAAGTTGTAAAAAGGGGAGATGAAATTTCACTCCTCTATGACACCCAATTACAAAGTAAAAAAAGCCAAATTGCCGGAAATATCCGGCAGAATCATTTACAAAGAACCCAAATCGATGCACAACTAAGAGCGCTACAGGATCAAATCACAGCTGAGTCCAACTCGATGCGGCGGGCGGTTATCTCTGCACAAGCTGATCTGAGTCGTAATCAACGGGATTACAAAGACAAGCAAATTACGACTCAGGCAGAAGTGGAAGAAGTAGAAGCCTCTGTGGAGTTATCGAGAGAGGAACTAAAGCGATATCAGCAGCTAGCAAATACTGGAGCGATCGCAGCTTTACAGATTAAGGAAAAAGAACAAGCGTTTAAAGCAGCACTTGCCAGATTAGAAGGGATCAAAACTGGACTCAATCCCACTAACGCCAATGTGGAGATCGCCCAAGAACGCATTGCCCAAGAACGGGCAAAGGGTCAGTCTATGCTTGCGGCATTGAACAAAGAAAGACAAGAGCTTATTGGGCGTCAAGTAGAAATTCAAAATCAAATCAGCAGCGCTCAAGAAGAGCTAAAACAACTCTCAACAGAACTACAAAAATCAGTAATTCAGGCTTCAGAGGCAGGTACTATTCTGAAACTAGAATTAAGAAATCCTGGGCAAGTTGTGCGGATTGGGGATGCGATCGCTCAAATTGCTCCTAGTAAAGCACCTCTGGTTATCAAAGCCCGTGTTGCCGCTTCTGATATTAGCAAAGTGCAAGTGTGTAAAGTCGTACAAGTAACAAAATGTTCAGAGGGGGAAGTACAAATGCGGCTTTCTGCCTATCCGTACCCAGATTATGGCATCCTCAAAGGAGCTGTTAGAGCCATAACCGCTGATGCTATTACATCTCAAAGTAACGGCAATCCAATTGCACCTTACTATGAGGTGACGATTGAGGCAGAGAAACTTTATTTAAAAAAGGGTGATAAACCCTATCCCATTCAACCAGGAATGGAGGTTACAGCTGATATCATTTCCAAAAAAGAAACCGTAATGACATTTATTCTGAGAAAAGCAAGGCTGCTAACAGATTTGTAG
- a CDS encoding DUF2382 domain-containing protein: MAQNIVQTNGNSSTTSSLADLRQKVNNFSVFDQQGELVGVVHDLIVDANRRLNLVISNQANQQTGEYREPLANKRPSLFRLQSQRIKKIDKPTKSVFIDLKKSEIEYMPEYLEAETPGDNYDGLRLRDSTEQLANNQTINSPVEPVDSEQVSEEQIIRLLEERLFVESSKRKVGEVIVRKVIETRMVQVPVHREKLIVEQISPEHKQLAEIDLEQGEIAGVELTEVERLEFAGFDSSLTVRGEFSSPKIASLLLNAIAQERNHGCKQVRVTVAVEDESQQKKYQEWFDRCSKGELLKPEK, encoded by the coding sequence ATGGCACAAAATATTGTACAGACAAACGGTAACTCTAGCACTACCTCCTCCCTGGCAGATTTAAGACAGAAGGTGAACAATTTTTCTGTATTCGATCAGCAAGGTGAGCTAGTAGGAGTAGTTCATGATTTAATTGTCGATGCTAATCGTCGGCTAAATTTAGTTATATCTAACCAGGCAAATCAACAAACTGGAGAATATAGGGAACCGTTAGCTAATAAACGCCCCTCTTTGTTTCGATTGCAGAGCCAGAGAATAAAAAAAATCGACAAACCGACCAAATCTGTTTTCATAGACTTAAAAAAATCAGAAATCGAGTATATGCCTGAATATTTAGAAGCAGAAACACCAGGCGATAACTACGACGGTCTACGCCTACGCGACTCAACTGAGCAACTAGCCAATAATCAAACTATAAATAGCCCAGTTGAGCCAGTAGACTCAGAACAGGTTAGTGAAGAGCAGATCATTCGTCTGCTAGAAGAACGACTATTTGTTGAAAGCAGTAAGCGTAAAGTTGGTGAAGTAATTGTTCGCAAAGTAATCGAAACCCGGATGGTACAAGTTCCTGTCCATCGGGAAAAGTTGATTGTCGAGCAAATTAGCCCAGAACACAAACAACTTGCAGAAATTGATTTAGAGCAAGGAGAAATTGCTGGTGTTGAGTTGACGGAAGTAGAAAGACTTGAATTTGCAGGATTTGACAGTAGTTTAACTGTAAGGGGCGAATTTAGCTCACCTAAAATTGCTAGTTTATTATTGAATGCGATCGCACAAGAGCGAAATCACGGATGCAAGCAAGTGCGTGTTACTGTTGCTGTTGAAGATGAGTCACAGCAGAAAAAATACCAGGAGTGGTTTGACCGCTGTTCTAAAGGTGAATTGCTAAAACCAGAAAAATAA
- a CDS encoding DUF2382 domain-containing protein, whose protein sequence is MVLYKLQDFEPNYQESFDGHDIKGLGVYTQGTDEKIGSVSDVLVDEEGHFRYLVVDLGFWIFGKKVLLPLGRARIDYSTDRVYTVGLTREQAEDLPEFSEREALDYDYEERVRGVYRQPTGNTLPLEASTPVEATIPVDTNYQGATATPTYNRDTYNYEHEPSLYGLNEQDHQTLRLYEERLIASKRRQKTGEVAIGKHVETETARVAVPVERERVVIERVTPADAGTTVSGREADFREGEVARIEIHEETADVRKEAFLREEVRVRKVVDQETVETQETVRREELDVNSGNLPIEER, encoded by the coding sequence ATGGTTCTTTACAAACTACAAGATTTCGAGCCTAACTATCAGGAAAGTTTTGATGGTCATGACATCAAAGGTCTTGGTGTCTATACCCAAGGAACTGATGAGAAAATTGGTAGTGTCAGCGATGTTTTAGTGGATGAAGAAGGCCATTTTCGCTATTTAGTCGTTGACTTAGGCTTCTGGATTTTCGGAAAGAAAGTATTATTACCACTTGGTCGTGCTCGTATCGACTATAGTACTGATCGTGTCTACACAGTTGGCTTGACTAGAGAACAAGCTGAAGATTTACCTGAGTTCAGTGAACGCGAAGCTCTTGATTACGACTATGAAGAACGGGTGCGTGGGGTATATCGTCAACCCACAGGGAACACCCTTCCTCTAGAAGCATCAACACCTGTAGAAGCAACAATCCCTGTAGATACAAATTATCAAGGAGCGACAGCTACACCAACTTACAATCGTGATACCTACAATTACGAACATGAGCCTTCTTTATACGGTTTAAATGAGCAAGATCATCAAACTCTGAGATTGTATGAAGAACGGTTGATTGCTAGTAAACGACGCCAAAAAACTGGAGAAGTAGCAATTGGCAAGCATGTTGAGACTGAAACAGCACGGGTTGCAGTACCGGTAGAAAGAGAACGAGTTGTAATTGAGCGTGTAACTCCAGCAGATGCAGGTACTACCGTTTCTGGGCGCGAAGCAGATTTCCGTGAAGGCGAAGTTGCTCGCATCGAAATCCACGAAGAAACTGCTGATGTTCGCAAAGAAGCATTTTTGCGTGAAGAAGTTAGAGTTAGAAAAGTAGTCGATCAAGAAACAGTCGAAACTCAAGAAACCGTGCGTCGTGAAGAGTTAGATGTGAATTCTGGTAATCTTCCGATTGAAGAACGCTAA
- a CDS encoding DUF2382 domain-containing protein has translation MPIHKLEHFDPNYQETFGGDDVKALDVCTEGGDKVGSVADILVDDDGHFRYLIIDVRLDSVGKKILLPIGLSRIDYAQRRVYVDGLSGQQIENLPDHTEDAIVDSDYEENVRSVFRSPTSAVAYDRDTYNYQTEPALYGLNDQSHQTFKLYEERLIANKNRIKTGEVTVGKHIETDTAHVSVPIQKERVLIERVVPTEAGRVIDANELKFQEGEVARIEVYEETPEIHKEAFVREEVRIKKVVERETVETQETIRREELDVDTTGNLNVQ, from the coding sequence ATGCCTATTCACAAGCTTGAACATTTTGACCCAAATTATCAAGAAACTTTTGGTGGAGACGACGTTAAAGCGCTGGATGTTTGCACTGAGGGAGGAGATAAAGTTGGTTCAGTAGCCGATATTTTAGTTGATGACGATGGTCATTTCCGGTATTTAATTATTGATGTAAGGTTAGATTCTGTTGGCAAAAAAATATTACTACCAATTGGTCTTTCGCGGATCGATTATGCACAAAGACGCGTCTATGTTGATGGTTTAAGCGGACAGCAAATAGAAAATTTACCAGATCACACAGAAGACGCGATCGTTGATAGTGATTACGAAGAAAATGTACGTAGCGTATTTCGTTCTCCAACCAGTGCTGTAGCTTATGACCGCGATACATATAATTACCAGACAGAACCAGCTTTATACGGGTTAAACGATCAATCTCATCAAACTTTTAAACTCTATGAAGAACGATTAATTGCCAACAAAAACCGCATCAAAACCGGAGAAGTAACAGTTGGTAAGCACATTGAAACAGATACTGCACACGTTTCAGTACCTATTCAAAAAGAACGAGTTCTGATTGAGCGAGTTGTGCCAACAGAAGCAGGCAGAGTTATAGATGCCAATGAACTTAAGTTTCAAGAAGGAGAAGTAGCACGCATAGAAGTGTATGAAGAAACGCCTGAGATACACAAAGAAGCCTTTGTGCGTGAAGAAGTCCGGATCAAGAAAGTAGTAGAACGTGAGACTGTAGAAACACAAGAAACTATCCGTCGAGAAGAATTAGATGTTGATACTACGGGTAATTTAAATGTGCAATAA
- a CDS encoding DUF1995 family protein, whose translation MSQLPNSLEDAIAQSQTAVQAALKDGLTRIQVEFLFPELKFMPVAEQFLPLFTEYDSRLKIFFADAGAAALARRNWVDAPFQILDIGTGRAASLQAKIQPEDEIFLFIAPTSIEVPQLEKLCEIISDRPLVFLNPRLEDAGTVGIGYTARKVRDRFISTIESAYYLRPIDDESALYRCYPGQWEVWLETNGEYQRIAELPTKPSGDELDLILLKGQPQTTTDATSAKKPNVFKSLQRFLKALSS comes from the coding sequence ATGAGTCAACTTCCAAATAGTCTTGAAGATGCGATCGCCCAATCTCAAACAGCCGTGCAAGCTGCCCTTAAAGACGGCCTTACTCGGATACAAGTTGAGTTCTTGTTCCCAGAACTCAAGTTTATGCCGGTGGCGGAACAATTTCTACCACTGTTTACAGAATATGATTCTCGTTTGAAGATTTTCTTTGCTGACGCGGGTGCTGCGGCTTTAGCCCGCCGCAATTGGGTTGATGCACCATTTCAAATTTTGGATATTGGAACGGGAAGGGCTGCTTCCTTGCAGGCAAAAATTCAGCCAGAGGATGAAATTTTCTTGTTCATCGCACCTACTTCCATAGAAGTACCGCAGTTGGAAAAGTTATGTGAAATAATAAGCGATCGCCCTTTAGTCTTCTTAAATCCCCGCTTAGAAGATGCTGGAACTGTGGGCATTGGTTATACAGCGAGAAAAGTCCGCGATCGCTTCATCAGTACCATTGAATCCGCCTATTACCTCCGCCCTATAGATGATGAAAGTGCCTTATATCGCTGCTACCCCGGACAGTGGGAAGTTTGGCTGGAAACCAACGGCGAATATCAAAGGATTGCTGAATTACCCACCAAACCATCAGGTGATGAGTTGGATCTCATCCTTTTAAAAGGGCAACCGCAAACAACAACAGACGCGACATCTGCGAAAAAGCCCAATGTGTTTAAGAGTTTGCAACGGTTTCTAAAAGCGTTGAGTAGTTAA
- a CDS encoding type II toxin-antitoxin system VapC family toxin produces MRVLIDTNVVLDFLQERELFVEEAARLFQRIDAGEVQGFIAATTITNIYYIVRRTAGVKVAQDAIIQVLIDLHICPVERTILEQAIALNFQDFEDAVQYACGMAHGVDAIITRDVSGFVDAAIPVMSPKELDRILASE; encoded by the coding sequence ATGCGAGTTTTAATAGATACTAATGTCGTTCTTGATTTTTTGCAAGAGCGGGAACTTTTTGTAGAGGAGGCAGCAAGGCTGTTTCAGAGGATTGATGCTGGTGAGGTTCAAGGCTTTATTGCAGCAACAACAATCACTAATATATATTATATTGTTCGCAGAACCGCAGGCGTGAAGGTGGCTCAAGACGCAATCATTCAAGTTTTAATAGACTTACACATTTGTCCCGTTGAGCGTACTATCTTAGAACAGGCGATCGCATTAAATTTCCAAGATTTTGAGGATGCGGTGCAGTATGCCTGTGGAATGGCACATGGGGTAGATGCAATTATAACTCGTGATGTGTCTGGTTTTGTAGATGCTGCGATTCCAGTGATGTCGCCTAAAGAATTAGATAGAATATTAGCTAGTGAATAA
- a CDS encoding XisI protein, whose protein sequence is MADLDKYRKCIQQLLTEYAQRASANNEIEAQTIFDVEQDHYQLIYIGWQNRRRVFGPVMHFDIKNGKIWIQWNGTEEDVGEQLTAMGVPKNDIVVGFHPPYIRQYTDYAVG, encoded by the coding sequence ATGGCAGATTTAGATAAATATCGAAAGTGTATTCAGCAATTACTTACAGAATATGCTCAACGTGCCTCCGCGAATAATGAAATTGAAGCTCAAACAATTTTTGACGTAGAACAAGACCATTATCAACTGATATATATTGGTTGGCAAAATAGACGTAGGGTTTTTGGCCCTGTGATGCATTTTGATATCAAAAACGGCAAAATTTGGATTCAGTGGAATGGTACAGAAGAGGATGTCGGTGAGCAACTTACGGCGATGGGAGTACCAAAAAACGATATTGTAGTTGGATTTCACCCACCCTACATCCGGCAGTATACAGATTATGCTGTGGGATAA